Proteins encoded by one window of Channa argus isolate prfri chromosome 1, Channa argus male v1.0, whole genome shotgun sequence:
- the ppa1b gene encoding inorganic pyrophosphatase: protein MSFKVEERGNPNSLGYRVFFKNAEGKYISPFHDIPIYADESKNIFHMVVEVPRWTNAKMEIATKDLLNPIKQDVKKGKLRYVANVFPHKGYIWNYGAIPQTWEDPAHKDGNTGCFGDNDPIDVCEIGTKVCSRGEVVKVKVLGILAMIDEGETDWKVIAINVDDPEANNFNNITDVQRLKPGYLEATVDWFRRYKVPDGKPENKFAFDEEFKDKDFAIEVIKSTHDFWKALISQQTKSGELSCKNMCVSASDSPYFCSSDEAKTAVGETCPFGKEEPIPSSVDTWFYYEKK from the exons ATGAGCTTCAAAGTAGAAGAGAGGGGAAACCCAAATTCCCTGGGCTACCGTGTGTTCTTCA aaaatgCTGAAGGAAAGTACATCTCACCATTCCACGACATACCAATATATGCTGATGAGAGTAAG AACATCTTTCATATGGTTGTTGAAGTACCAAGATGGACAAATGCAAAGATGGAG atagcTACAAAAGACCTCTTGAACCCAATAAAACAAGATGTGAAAAAGGGCAAGTTGCGATATGTTGCCAATGTTTTCCCACATAAGGGCTACATATGGAACTATGGAGCCATCCCTCAG aCATGGGAAGACCCTGCACATAAAGATGGAAACACTGGCTGCTTCGGTGACAATGACCCCATTGATGTTTGTGAAATTGGCACTAAG gtGTGTTCCCGTGGGGAGGTAGTCAAAGTGAAGGTACTCGGGATCCTGGCCATGATTGATGAGGGTGAGACTGATTGGAAAGTGATTGCAATCAACGTGGATGACCCTGAAGCCAACAACTTTAACA ACATCACTGATGTCCAGCGCCTGAAGCCTGGCTATCTGGAGGCCACAGTCGACTGGTTCAGGAGGTACAAAGTGCCAGATGGGAAACCAGAGAACAAGTTTGCTTTTGATGAGGAGTTCAAAGACAAG GACTTTGCCATTGAAGTGATCAAGAGCACTCACGACTTCTGGAAAGCCCTCATTTCCCAACAAACAAAATCTGGTGAACTGAGCTG CAAAAACATGTGTGTCTCAGCCAGTGACAGCCCTTACTTCTGCTCATCAGATGAAGCTAAAACTGCAGTTGGTGAA ACATGTCCTTTTGGAAAAGAAGAACCAATCCCCTCATCAG
- the eif4ebp2 gene encoding eukaryotic translation initiation factor 4E-binding protein 2, producing the protein MSTSRQLSESRAIPTRTVLINDTTQLPHDYCTTPGGTLFSTTPGGTRIIYDRKFLLDRRNSPIAQTPPAHLPVIPGVTSKNVLNEKKKTEANNHINNHNGKPTTGEDAQFEMDI; encoded by the exons ATGTCGACCAGTCGTCAGCTTAGCGAGAGCAGGGCCATCCCGACCAGGACGGTGTTGATCAACGACACAACGCAGCTACCTCATGACTATTGTACCACCCCTGGAGGCACTTTATTCTCCACCACCCCAGGAG GAACCCGGATCATCTATGACCGTAAGTTCCTGTTGGATCGGCGTAATTCTCCCATTGCCCAGACACCCCCAGCGCACCTGCCTGTGATCCCTGGAGTGACCAGCAAAAATGTCctgaatgagaaaaagaaaaccgaGGCCAACAACCACATTAACAACCACAATGGAAAGCCCACAACTG GTGAAGATGCTCAGTTTGAAATGGATATCTGA